A stretch of Suncus etruscus isolate mSunEtr1 chromosome 9, mSunEtr1.pri.cur, whole genome shotgun sequence DNA encodes these proteins:
- the MRPL21 gene encoding 39S ribosomal protein L21, mitochondrial, with protein MAAPMLAASLRLSLGRLVSSCGRRLPSSASGPGAAYLQPVSRSFSSPTRTFPPGYVPPTSLSSPPWPTVVLPNPEEEIQHHAAVVEKVNQLIEGGQYGRLFAVVHFAGHQWKVTSEDLILIENDLDAACGERIRLEKVLLVGADNFTLLGKPLLGRDLVRVEATIIEKTHSWPKINMKFRKRKNFQRKKITMNPQTILRINSIDIAPRLCC; from the exons ATGGCGGCGCCCATGCTGGCCGCTTCGCTGAGGCTCTCCCTGGGCCGCCTGGTGTCCTCGTGCGGCCGCCGCCTCCCCAGCAGCGCGTCGGGGCCCGGAGCGG CCTACCTGCAGCCCGTTTCCAGAAGCTTCAGCTCGCCAACCAGGACATTTCCGCCAGG ATATGTGCCCCCCACATCGCTGAGCTCGCCACCCTGGCCCACCGTGGTTCTGCCAAACCCCGAGGAGGAGATCCAACACCATGCTG CCGTGGTGGAGAAGGTGAACCAGCTGATCGAGGGCGGCCAGTACGGTCGGCTGTTCGCCGTGGTGCACTTCGCCGGCCATCAGTGGAAGGTTACCTCCGAAGACCTGATCCTCATCGAGAATGACCTGGACGCCGCATGCGGGGAGCGGATCCGGCTGGAGAAG GTCTTGCTGGTCGGCGCTGACAATTTCACGCTGCTGGGAAAACCACTCCTGGG AAGGGACTTGGTGCGTGTGGAGGCCACCATCATCGAAAAGACCCACTCGTGGCCAAAGATCAACATGAAGTTTCGGAAGAGAAAAAACTTCCAGAGGAAGAAAA TCACCATGAACCCCCAGACCATCCTCCGCATAAACAGCATCGACATCGCTCCAAGGCTTTGCTGCTGA
- the IGHMBP2 gene encoding DNA-binding protein SMUBP-2 yields the protein MGSGAVERFVAKQLELLELERDADVEERRCWQESVSTKELQRKGVCLLKLQVSGQRTGLYGRLLVTLEPRRGGVPVLPAHNFTFGDIVGLYEAQGDNLLATGTLTRVTARSLTVAFDDSQDFQLSSNQEHLYRLLKLTNDVTYRRLKNALITLRKCHSSPASALIEVLFGESDLSPASEISPLALGNTSLDASQQEAVHFALSQKELAIIHGPPGTGKTTTVVEIIQQAVRQGLKVLCCAPSNVAVDNLVERLARCHLRLLRLGHPARLLPSIQEHCLDAVLARAEHTGIVAEIRQDIDQAQARSRTAWELRRELREREEAAVLGSLKTADVVLATNTGASPDGPLKLLPEAHFDLVVIDECAQALEASCWIPLLQAPKCILAGDHKQLPPIVVSNRAAREGLALSLMERLVQERAGAVRMLTTQYRMHEAIMRWASDAMYDGQLTAHPSVANHLLRDLPGVADTEETGLALLLVDTAGCGLLELEEEEDQSRGNPGEVRLVNLHIQALVDAGVKPRDIAVITPYQRQVDLLQQSLAARHPELEIKSVDGFQGREKEAAVLSLVRSNRAGEVGFLAEDRRLNVAVTRARRHVALICDSHTVGQHSFLRRLLDHITEHGEVRTAFEYLDDLVPENYSHPAPSQGTAAKPSQGATASKKSAGRRPGGTQKAAAALVGRQEQKLPPGPEASAQTHSSLKGKALQDAEIGEDTIEGFRARLLAFVASGDMQLPFPATLSALDRLRVHQLAEELGLRHESSGEGRQRILTVSKRETPATVVAAMDPADPADPAPPGPAQAEPPDTKAKGPDPLDLKALHEERLRRERSWQGPQPEARERPRKTPRKSQKKESGGHSALELPVGDDFDTLVSAAMRADSICALPTCSASVVTLGQLCLHCRRRYCLSHHLPEVHGCGEQARVHARQQISREGVLYPGSGTRERSLDPTRRAQLQRKLDRKLDELSGQRRGRGRGRK from the exons ATGGGCTCGGGCGCCGTGGAGCGCTTCGTGGCCAAGCAGCTGGAGCTGCTGGAGCTGGAGCGCGACGCCGACGTGGAGGAGCGCAG GTGCTGGCAGGAGAGTGTGTCCACCAAGGAGCTGCAGCGCAAGGGCGTCTGTCTGCTGAAGCTGCAGGTCTCGGGCCAGCGCACAGGGCTGTACGGGCGGCTGCTGGTCACCCTGGAGCCAAGGAGGGGCGGCGTCCCCGTTCTTCCCGCCCACAACTTCACTTTCG GTGACATCGTGGGCCTGTATGAAGCCCAGGGGGACAACTTGCTGGCCACAGGGACCCTGACTCGCGTCACCGCAAGGTCCCTCACCGTGGCCTTTGACGACTCCCAGGATTTCCAGCTGAGCTCAAACCAGGAACATCTCTACCGCCTGTTGAAACTCACCAACGATGTCACCTACCGTCGCCTGAAAAA TGCTCTCATCACCCTCCGGAAGTGCCACTCCAGCCCTGCCTCCGCACTCATTGAAGTCCTCTTTGGGGAGTCAGACCTGAGCCCCGCCAGCGAGATCT CTCCTCTGGCCCTTGGAAATACATCCCTGGACGCCTCACAGCAGGAAGCCGTCCACTTCGCGCTGTCGCAGAAAGAGCTGGCTATCATCCACGGTCCCCCCGGCACCGGCAAGACCACCACGGTGGTGGAGATCATCCAGCAGGCAGTCAGGCAGGGCCTGAAG GTCCTGTGCTGTGCCCCCTCCAATGTGGCAGTGGACAACCTTGTGGAGCGCCTGGCACGCTGCCATCTGCGGCTACTCCGTCTGGGCCACCCGGCCCGTCTCCTGCCATCCATCCAAGAGCACTGCCTGGATGCGGTGCTGGCACGGGCCGAGCACACTGGTATTGTAGCCGAAATCCGCCAGGACATCGACCAGGCGCAG GCTAGAAGCAGAACTGCATGGGAGCTGCGGCGGGAGCTGCGGGAGCGCGAGGAAGCAGCAGTGCTGGGCAGCCTGAAGACCGCTGACGTGGTGCTGGCCACCAACACGG GGGCTTCCCCCGACGGCCCCCTGAAGCTGCTGCCCGAGGCCCACTTCGACCTGGTGGTCATCGACGAGTGCGCCCAGGCGCTGGAGGCCAGCTGCTGGATCCCGCTGCTGCAGGCCCCCAAGTGCATCCTGGCCGGAGACCACAAGCAGTTGCCGCCCATCGTTGTCTCGAACAG GGCGGCGCGGGAGGGCCTGGCCCTCAGCCTCATGGAGCGGCTGGTGCAGGAGCGGGCCGGGGCAGTGCGGATGCTGACGACGCAGTACCGCATGCACGAAGCCATCATGCGCTGGGCCTCCGATGCGATGTACGATGGGCAGCTCACAGCACACCCGTCCGTGGCTAACCACCTCCTGCG GGACCTTCCGGGTGTGGCTGACACTGAGGAGACAGGCCTGGCCCTGCTGCTGGTGGACACAGCCGGCTGTGGACTCCTGgagctggaggaggaggaagatcagTCTCGGGGCAACCCTG GTGAGGTGCGGCTCGTGAACCTGCACATCCAGGCTCTGGTGGACGCTGGGGTGAAGCCGAGGGACATTGCCGTCATCACCCCGTACCAACGCCAG GTGGACCTCCTACAGCAGAGCCTGGCAGCCCGGCACCCCGAGCTAGAGATTAAGTCCGTGGATGGCTTCCAGGGCCGGGAGAAGGAGGCAGCAGTGCTGTCTCTGGTGAGGTCCAACAGGGCAG gaGAAGTGGGTTTTCTGGCTGAGGACCGGCGCCTTAACGTGGCTGTCACCCGAGCACGCCGTCATGTGGCCCTAATCTGCGACTCCCACACCGTGGGCCAACACTCCTTTCTCCGGCGCCTGCTTGACCACATCACCGAGCATGGGGAGGTACGCACGGCCTTTGAATACCTGGACGACCTCGTCCCCGAAAACTACTCCCACCCGGCCCCCAGCCAGGGAACAGCAGCTAAGCCTTCTCAAGGTGCCACTGCCTCCAAGAAGTCTGCCGGGAGACGACCAGGGGGGACCCAGAAGGCCGCAGCCGCATTAGTGGGCAGGCAGGAGCAGAAGCTGCCGCCCGGCCCAGAGGCCTCAGCTCAGACTCACTCCAGCCTTAAGGGCAAGGCCTTGCAGGATGCAGAGATTGGTGAGGACACCATCGAGGGCTTCCGGGCCAGGCTGCTGGCCTTTGTGGCCAGCGGGGACATGCAGCTGCCTTTCCCCGCCACCTTGAGCGCTCTGGACCGACTGCGCGTCCACCAGCTGGCCGAGGAGTTGGGGCTGAGGCATGAGAGCTCTGGGGAGGGTCGGCAGCGCATCCTGACTGTGAGCAAGCGGGAGACCCCCGCCACCGTGGTCGCCGCCATGGACCCTGCTGACCCCGCTGATCCCGCACCTCCCGGCCCCGCTCAGGCCGAGCCCCCAGATACCAAGGCAAAAGGCCCAGACCCACTGGACTTGAAGGCGCTGCATGAGGAGCGACTGCGGAGGGAGCGCAGCTGGCAGGGGCCACAGCCGGAGGCCAGGGAAAGGCCCCGCAAGACCCCCCGAAAGAGCCAGAAGAAAGAGTCCGGGG GACACTCAGCCCTGGAGCTGCCCGTTGGGGATGACTTCGATACGCTGGTCTCAGCGGCCATGAGGGCTGACAGCATCTGTGCGCTGCCCACCTGCTCCGCCAGCGTTGTGACCCTGGGCCAGCTGTGTCTGCACTGCAGGCGGCGCTACTGCCTCAGCCACCACCTGCCCGAG GTCCATGGCTGCGGGGAGCAGGCGCGAGTGCACGCCCGGCAGCAGATCAGCCGGGAGGGGGTGCTGTACCCCGGCAGCGGGACCAGAGAGCGCAGCCTGGACCCCACCCGGCGGGCCCAGCTGCAGAGGAAGCTGGACCGGAAGCTGGATGAGCTGAGTGGGCAGAGAAGGGGCCGGGGGAGGGGGCGGAAGTGA